Proteins found in one Streptococcus iniae genomic segment:
- a CDS encoding Xaa-Pro dipeptidyl-peptidase, with amino-acid sequence MRYNQYSYIPTSQTRAKKELEDLGFTFPEHLDAKALFCHFLKQYFFQIKDKNYALANLIVDQETDLVSFFKSSKELNQTVLEMVALQLLGFTPFFDFEDSHDFLQTLDFPFTFDPENLYCNLHKLLASRNKLGMTLVDDLVSKGFLAQDNTYHYFNGKTLASFNTNDLIREIVYVEAPLDTDKDGQLDLIKVNIIRPKTSVKLPTIMTASPYHQGINEVANDRKLHNMTQDLTVKKPGQITVIAQPISLEESNTRDLLVTESEETFSYIDSYTLNDYFLARGFANIYVSGIGTAGSDGFMTSGDYLQIESFKAVIDWLNGRAKAYSNHQRKAYVEANWSNGLVATTGKSYLGTMSTGLATTGVDGLKVIIAEAAISSWYDYYRENGLICSPGGYPGEDLDVLTELTYSRSLLAGDYLRQKENYHNLLAQQSQELDRKSGDYNQYWHDRNYLPHASHITCQVVYTHGLQDWNVKPNQVFNILKALPSNVSSHTFLHHGQHVYMHNWQSIDFRESMNALLSQQLLGLDNHYQLPAVIWQDNQSEQSWKALESFGGQNSLKLALGEGEKVINNKYSQDAFDAYSRDFRAFKTDLFSNKTNQITIDITLKEDLLLNGQVSLHLNLKSSSNKGLLSAQLLDYGKKKRLSDTPAIVDLRTLDNGHNFSREDLKELPMTVSQERVVTKGVLNLQNRHDLLQIEAVEPDQWMTVDFKLQASVYQFTKGDQLRLLLYTTDFEHTIRDNSDYHLTLDVKNSWISLPLD; translated from the coding sequence ATGAGATATAATCAATATTCCTATATCCCAACTTCCCAAACAAGAGCCAAAAAAGAACTGGAGGATTTAGGCTTTACTTTCCCTGAGCACCTCGATGCAAAAGCTCTCTTTTGCCATTTTTTAAAACAGTACTTCTTTCAAATTAAGGATAAAAACTATGCTTTAGCCAATTTAATTGTTGATCAAGAAACTGACTTAGTATCTTTTTTTAAGTCATCAAAAGAACTCAATCAGACTGTGCTTGAAATGGTAGCACTCCAACTATTAGGCTTTACTCCTTTCTTTGATTTTGAAGATAGCCACGATTTCCTACAAACACTGGATTTCCCCTTTACTTTTGATCCTGAAAATCTCTATTGTAATCTTCATAAATTACTAGCAAGTCGCAACAAACTTGGCATGACCTTGGTAGATGACCTTGTGAGCAAAGGCTTCTTAGCACAAGATAACACTTACCACTACTTCAACGGCAAAACCCTTGCAAGCTTTAATACCAATGATTTGATTCGTGAAATTGTTTATGTGGAGGCTCCTCTTGACACTGATAAAGACGGCCAGCTTGATCTGATCAAAGTCAATATTATCAGACCCAAAACAAGTGTTAAACTACCAACAATAATGACCGCTAGCCCATATCACCAAGGCATTAACGAAGTGGCTAACGACCGCAAACTCCACAACATGACACAAGACCTAACGGTCAAGAAACCCGGACAAATCACTGTTATAGCGCAGCCTATTAGCCTAGAAGAAAGCAACACTAGAGACCTTCTCGTCACAGAAAGCGAGGAAACATTCTCTTACATCGACTCTTATACCCTAAATGACTATTTCTTAGCTAGAGGATTCGCTAATATCTATGTTTCAGGCATTGGTACTGCTGGATCTGATGGCTTTATGACTTCAGGCGACTACCTTCAAATTGAAAGTTTCAAGGCTGTTATTGATTGGTTAAATGGCAGAGCTAAGGCATATAGCAATCACCAAAGAAAAGCATATGTGGAGGCCAATTGGTCAAATGGCTTAGTAGCTACCACTGGCAAATCCTATTTAGGAACAATGTCAACTGGCCTTGCAACAACTGGAGTTGACGGTCTCAAAGTCATCATCGCAGAAGCTGCTATTTCCTCATGGTATGACTATTACCGTGAAAATGGTTTAATCTGTAGCCCTGGGGGCTATCCTGGCGAGGATTTGGATGTCCTAACTGAACTAACCTATTCACGTTCACTCCTAGCTGGTGACTATTTAAGACAAAAAGAAAACTATCACAACTTACTTGCTCAGCAATCCCAAGAACTAGATAGAAAAAGTGGTGATTATAACCAATACTGGCATGATCGTAATTATTTACCACATGCTTCACATATCACTTGTCAAGTGGTTTACACACATGGCCTACAAGATTGGAATGTTAAGCCCAATCAGGTCTTTAATATTCTAAAGGCCTTACCGTCAAATGTTTCAAGTCACACCTTTTTACACCATGGCCAACATGTTTACATGCACAATTGGCAATCTATTGATTTTCGAGAATCAATGAATGCACTCCTTAGCCAGCAGTTGTTAGGACTTGATAACCACTATCAGTTACCTGCTGTTATCTGGCAGGATAATCAATCTGAGCAAAGCTGGAAAGCTTTAGAGTCTTTTGGAGGGCAAAATAGCCTCAAATTAGCCCTAGGAGAGGGAGAAAAAGTTATTAACAACAAATACTCCCAAGATGCATTTGATGCCTACAGCAGGGATTTTAGAGCCTTTAAAACGGACTTGTTTTCTAACAAAACCAATCAGATTACCATTGATATCACCCTTAAAGAAGACCTTCTTTTAAATGGACAAGTAAGCTTACACCTTAACCTTAAATCAAGTAGCAATAAAGGGCTCTTATCTGCGCAGCTATTAGATTATGGCAAGAAAAAACGTCTTTCAGACACCCCTGCAATTGTAGACCTTAGAACACTCGATAATGGGCACAATTTCTCACGAGAAGACTTAAAAGAATTACCAATGACAGTAAGTCAAGAGCGCGTGGTCACTAAGGGAGTTCTTAACCTTCAAAACCGCCACGACCTCCTACAAATCGAGGCCGTGGAGCCAGACCAATGGATGACTGTTGATTTTAAACTGCAGGCAAGTGTCTACCAGTTTACCAAAGGGGACCAGTTGCGCCTCCTTCTTTACACAACTGATTTTGAACATACTATCCGCGACAATAGTGACTATCACCTTACCCTTGATGTTAAGAATTCATGGATAAGCTTACCACTAGACTAA
- a CDS encoding helix-turn-helix domain-containing protein gives MTEKNLLFAGNLRHLRLKNHLEQLELANLLGRKSASSVSEWEKGKYIPKADILKKIAEYFKVDLESLLNHDLTIDNYQLPTDSRADIQMISEHLDAPHYKALLNYAQHLLEEQEADQQK, from the coding sequence ATGACCGAAAAGAATCTGCTTTTTGCAGGTAATCTCAGACACCTCAGATTAAAAAATCATCTGGAACAGTTAGAACTTGCTAATCTTCTCGGGCGTAAAAGTGCCTCCTCAGTGAGTGAATGGGAAAAAGGAAAATATATCCCCAAAGCTGATATCCTGAAAAAAATAGCAGAGTATTTCAAGGTTGATTTAGAGTCTCTCCTCAATCATGACCTAACCATTGATAACTATCAACTTCCCACAGATTCTCGAGCTGATATCCAAATGATCTCAGAACATCTGGATGCTCCACACTACAAAGCCTTGCTTAACTATGCACAACACCTCTTAGAAGAACAAGAAGCTGACCAGCAAAAATAG
- the asp1 gene encoding accessory Sec system protein Asp1, whose protein sequence is MFYFIPSWYNDNRKWYDNTPLWFRVFERMTFDDTINQLKMFKHAKETSQILLLNYQPLFRYFLHKQDLLGEDYWSFFDDIQNISKQNASPISFKSLNWPKETQFLYSPFAIVAKHAGKQIGIIHFAENGNLFYIDFQIDGTNDKRYIFDDRGFLSSILYYDKSGEELYQDYLNENGLWQVREHFNDDRKYLEINTNADKEFQESFYSSWENLILERLTAYKAKQITKDDTIIIASHPQHNDLVNTVFDQEKKVYSFFGERQSLSDTAAIQPLIASSSLLVTASEKDELALKTTMETLSMTSKKMTRISPFDTRLRLGHSQTIRELILYFYIDGLSRVELEKVLRMLMAMMDQNLDIALSIVTFNRDLSLKELEKWVTAKLQDHYQPEHFFEKTADDAENQLDEDVELELKRITFNCFTNENQIIKALDRARLVIDLGQIPDQYTQIASISAGVPQINRVKTDYVNHLENGWLLQDLEALPEAIHYYFDGLANWNASLVYAIQKMADYTGGNILKQWKDLLEKD, encoded by the coding sequence ATGTTCTATTTTATCCCCTCTTGGTATAATGACAATCGAAAATGGTATGACAATACACCTCTATGGTTTCGCGTTTTTGAACGAATGACCTTTGATGATACCATTAATCAATTGAAAATGTTTAAGCATGCCAAGGAAACATCACAAATACTATTACTCAATTATCAACCCCTTTTTCGCTATTTCTTGCATAAACAAGATTTGCTTGGCGAAGATTATTGGTCGTTTTTTGATGATATTCAAAATATTTCAAAACAAAATGCCAGTCCTATTTCTTTTAAAAGCCTCAATTGGCCTAAAGAAACTCAATTTCTTTACAGTCCCTTTGCCATTGTAGCTAAGCATGCAGGAAAACAAATTGGAATCATTCATTTTGCTGAAAATGGCAATCTCTTTTACATTGATTTTCAAATTGATGGTACAAATGACAAACGTTATATTTTTGATGATAGAGGCTTTTTATCCAGTATTCTATACTATGATAAAAGTGGTGAAGAATTGTACCAAGATTACCTCAATGAAAATGGTCTCTGGCAGGTTCGAGAGCATTTCAATGATGATCGAAAATATCTTGAAATTAACACTAATGCTGACAAAGAATTTCAAGAATCATTTTATTCTAGCTGGGAAAACCTTATTTTAGAACGCCTGACGGCTTATAAAGCCAAGCAAATCACAAAAGATGACACCATTATTATTGCCAGTCATCCGCAACACAACGATCTGGTCAATACTGTTTTTGATCAAGAAAAAAAAGTATATTCCTTTTTTGGAGAACGCCAAAGTCTGTCAGATACTGCCGCTATTCAACCTCTGATTGCGTCATCAAGTCTCTTAGTCACAGCCAGTGAAAAAGATGAACTTGCCTTGAAAACCACAATGGAAACCTTGTCTATGACAAGCAAAAAAATGACGCGTATTTCACCATTTGATACACGTCTTCGTTTAGGACACAGTCAAACCATTCGAGAATTAATCCTCTATTTCTATATTGATGGTCTCTCTAGAGTTGAATTAGAAAAGGTTTTACGAATGCTTATGGCAATGATGGACCAGAATTTGGATATTGCCCTTTCAATTGTAACCTTTAACCGTGACTTGTCACTCAAAGAACTTGAAAAGTGGGTGACGGCAAAACTTCAAGACCATTACCAACCAGAACACTTTTTTGAAAAAACTGCTGATGATGCTGAAAACCAATTAGATGAGGATGTGGAACTTGAATTGAAGCGTATTACGTTCAATTGTTTCACCAATGAAAATCAAATTATTAAAGCATTAGACAGAGCAAGACTTGTCATTGATTTGGGACAAATTCCTGACCAATACACACAAATTGCCAGCATTAGTGCAGGTGTGCCTCAAATTAACAGGGTAAAAACCGACTACGTCAATCATTTGGAAAATGGCTGGCTTTTACAAGACTTAGAAGCCTTACCAGAAGCCATTCATTATTATTTTGATGGCTTGGCCAATTGGAATGCTTCACTGGTCTATGCTATTCAAAAAATGGCGGATTATACTGGCGGAAATATTTTAAAACAATGGAAAGACTTACTAGAAAAGGACTAG
- a CDS encoding serine hydrolase domain-containing protein, translating to MTLPLFDLIEDQLSENIYPGASLALFQRGQWQEYYFGTVDGQKPTQSGLFYDLASVSKVVGVGTLCIFLVNSGALELDFPLQHYYPDFQNSQVTLRQLLTHTSGLDPYIPNRNQLNAKELKEAMNVLEVKDDKGFHYTDVNFILLGFMLEKFLGKDLNVLLKDLVFDPFGMDKTAFGPCQDAVPTLKGCLDGNVHDPKAKVLGPHAGSAGLFSTLEDMEKFLTHYMSDGFSRDLFDDYSHQEASRSMAWRLTGNWLDHTGYTGPFIMVNNKQEAAIFLTNRTYDKDDRSYWIEKRDALMESIKDYFKD from the coding sequence ATGACATTACCTCTTTTTGACCTCATTGAAGACCAATTATCGGAAAACATATATCCAGGGGCTAGCTTAGCCCTTTTTCAGCGTGGTCAGTGGCAGGAATACTATTTTGGCACAGTTGATGGGCAAAAGCCGACACAAAGTGGTTTGTTTTATGACCTGGCCAGTGTTTCTAAGGTTGTTGGTGTTGGTACGCTGTGCATTTTTTTGGTAAATAGCGGAGCTTTGGAGTTAGATTTTCCTTTGCAGCACTATTATCCTGATTTTCAGAATTCTCAGGTGACGCTGCGCCAGCTATTAACCCATACCAGTGGCCTTGATCCCTACATCCCGAATCGAAACCAGCTAAATGCTAAAGAGTTGAAAGAAGCAATGAATGTTCTTGAAGTTAAAGATGATAAGGGGTTTCACTATACTGATGTCAATTTTATCCTTCTTGGTTTTATGCTTGAAAAGTTTTTGGGGAAAGATTTGAACGTGCTTTTAAAAGACTTAGTGTTTGACCCTTTTGGAATGGATAAGACTGCTTTTGGTCCTTGTCAGGATGCTGTGCCAACGCTAAAAGGTTGTCTAGATGGCAATGTTCATGATCCAAAGGCCAAGGTCTTGGGGCCTCATGCAGGTTCAGCAGGGTTATTTTCAACACTTGAAGACATGGAGAAATTTCTGACGCATTATATGTCAGATGGATTTTCGAGAGACTTATTTGATGACTATAGTCATCAAGAGGCAAGTCGTTCAATGGCTTGGCGTTTGACAGGAAATTGGTTAGATCATACAGGCTATACAGGTCCCTTTATTATGGTAAACAATAAGCAAGAAGCGGCTATTTTTTTGACCAATAGAACATATGATAAAGACGATAGGTCCTATTGGATTGAAAAACGTGATGCCTTGATGGAAAGTATTAAAGACTATTTTAAAGATTGA
- the secY2 gene encoding accessory Sec system protein translocase subunit SecY2, whose amino-acid sequence MFIKYRNRQKEAVIRPKLMWTLLIIFIYMLGRMMPVTTVEMNQALLHSLESKQLLNSLASVTGAQLSNVTLFSLGLSPWMTTMILWRFFTVFGMLKELTTVQLHRYRMLLTLVIAVIQAVGLTVGAKFVVLEFFGSYGPAVAQWGTVLLLVTGAVVLSWLGNINGQKGFGGMMIIVVVNMIISFQQNLINYFKQNTFTGQELAIRAILFIIVLVFLIHLTVILYRGEYRIPIKRIGINNAFNDTSYLPIRVTPAGAMPFMYGMTLMMLPPYIISILLHYLPNNGILIFLATTIGITKLPGAILYLTLLYILAIGFAYYNYDSYDIAKNMRNNGDFIEGIKPGQATKEFIHNKVKLLSQFGAIMVVLIGGGPVLIAVIQNSGGGNISIAMLISNAYIITTLILAVVEQVNTLQNWKKYRNLI is encoded by the coding sequence ATGTTTATTAAATACCGAAATAGGCAAAAAGAAGCAGTGATTAGACCCAAATTGATGTGGACATTACTGATTATCTTCATTTATATGTTAGGAAGAATGATGCCTGTTACCACCGTTGAAATGAATCAAGCATTGCTTCATAGTTTAGAATCAAAACAGTTATTGAATAGTTTAGCTTCAGTAACAGGAGCACAGTTAAGTAATGTAACATTATTTTCATTAGGGTTAAGCCCCTGGATGACAACGATGATATTGTGGCGTTTCTTCACGGTTTTTGGAATGCTAAAGGAACTAACAACGGTTCAATTACACCGCTATAGAATGCTTTTAACCTTAGTTATTGCAGTGATTCAAGCAGTCGGTCTCACCGTTGGTGCTAAATTTGTCGTTTTAGAATTTTTCGGATCCTATGGACCAGCAGTTGCGCAGTGGGGAACAGTTCTCTTATTGGTAACTGGTGCTGTTGTACTATCCTGGCTAGGAAATATTAATGGTCAAAAAGGCTTTGGTGGCATGATGATTATTGTCGTCGTTAACATGATCATCTCCTTCCAACAAAATCTAATCAATTATTTTAAACAAAATACATTTACTGGACAAGAACTGGCTATTAGAGCTATACTTTTTATAATCGTATTAGTTTTTCTCATTCATCTCACCGTTATTTTATACCGAGGTGAATATCGCATTCCAATAAAACGAATTGGCATTAATAATGCTTTTAACGACACCAGTTATTTACCCATTCGTGTGACACCAGCTGGAGCAATGCCGTTTATGTATGGTATGACATTAATGATGTTACCACCTTACATTATAAGCATCTTGTTGCATTACTTGCCAAATAATGGCATACTTATTTTCCTTGCAACAACCATTGGTATTACAAAATTACCCGGAGCTATCTTATATTTGACCTTGCTCTATATCTTGGCAATTGGCTTTGCCTATTACAATTATGATTCTTATGATATTGCAAAAAACATGCGAAACAATGGAGACTTTATTGAAGGCATTAAACCAGGACAAGCAACTAAGGAATTTATCCATAATAAGGTAAAACTTCTTTCTCAATTTGGAGCTATTATGGTAGTTTTAATTGGGGGAGGACCAGTATTGATTGCTGTTATACAGAATTCTGGTGGCGGTAATATCAGCATTGCAATGTTAATCAGCAATGCCTATATTATCACAACATTAATACTAGCTGTTGTTGAACAAGTGAACACTTTGCAAAATTGGAAGAAATACCGCAATCTAATATAG
- the gla gene encoding aquaglyceroporin Gla, with the protein MDVTWTVKYITEFLATALLIILGNGAVANVDLKGTKGHNSGWVIIAIGYGLGVMMPAMMFGNVSGNHINPAFTLGLAVSGFFPWAHVFQYILAQILGAIFGQLVVVGVYAPYFKKTENPNPVLGSFSTISALDDGTKESRKASLINGFANEFAGSFVLFFGAMALTKNFFGSELVGKLIEAGFDKTAAETQVSPYTAGSLSTAHMAIGFLVMALVAGLGGPTGPALNPARDLGPRILHHFLPKSVLGQAKGDSKWWYAWVPVLAPILASILAVLAFKYLYL; encoded by the coding sequence ATGGATGTTACATGGACTGTAAAATATATTACAGAATTTCTTGCGACTGCTTTACTTATCATTCTTGGTAATGGTGCTGTTGCAAACGTTGATTTAAAAGGAACTAAAGGTCATAACTCTGGTTGGGTTATTATTGCAATTGGTTATGGTTTGGGTGTTATGATGCCAGCTATGATGTTTGGTAATGTTTCAGGAAACCACATTAACCCAGCATTTACGTTAGGATTGGCAGTATCAGGATTCTTCCCGTGGGCACATGTCTTTCAATATATCCTTGCACAAATTCTTGGCGCAATCTTTGGTCAATTAGTTGTTGTAGGTGTTTATGCTCCTTACTTCAAGAAAACTGAAAATCCAAATCCAGTACTTGGATCATTCTCAACCATTTCAGCTTTGGATGACGGCACAAAAGAGAGCCGTAAAGCATCACTTATTAATGGTTTTGCTAACGAGTTTGCAGGCTCATTTGTTCTTTTCTTTGGAGCAATGGCGCTAACGAAAAATTTCTTTGGTTCAGAATTAGTTGGTAAACTTATTGAGGCTGGCTTTGATAAAACAGCTGCTGAAACACAAGTATCACCTTACACTGCAGGAAGCTTATCAACAGCTCACATGGCAATTGGATTCTTAGTAATGGCACTTGTTGCAGGTTTAGGTGGTCCTACAGGTCCAGCTCTTAACCCAGCGCGTGACCTTGGTCCTCGTATCCTTCACCATTTCTTACCAAAATCAGTTCTTGGTCAAGCTAAGGGTGATTCAAAATGGTGGTATGCATGGGTTCCAGTTCTTGCCCCAATTTTAGCATCAATCTTAGCAGTATTGGCATTTAAATACCTATACTTATAA
- a CDS encoding CppA N-terminal domain-containing protein translates to MTVIKDAIFSTPVLRVNNRQLNIDFYIKNLGLKLVSEENAIAIFTSYGNGKERFVIEESPSVRTRAVQGPKKVNTIVVKTQSPKAIESLLANGAEVDTLFKGENGYAYETLSPEGDRFLLHSEDDISVLEVIDTKEFQAQDDFKGLPDFTFEMVVLNVLDPHSSCEFYQTLFGDQSPVGLEFMQEEGPDLAIEPNLAWDLEILEFTVSHETDLAAAKVDFEAKGFDVYLDKKEKILVVSDPSRIEVWFMK, encoded by the coding sequence ATGACAGTAATAAAAGACGCTATCTTTAGTACTCCGGTATTAAGGGTTAACAACCGTCAATTAAATATTGATTTTTATATAAAGAACTTAGGCTTGAAACTTGTTTCAGAGGAAAATGCTATTGCTATCTTTACGTCGTATGGAAATGGTAAAGAGCGCTTTGTCATAGAAGAATCACCATCTGTAAGAACCCGAGCTGTTCAAGGTCCTAAAAAAGTAAATACAATTGTTGTTAAAACACAAAGTCCCAAAGCTATAGAGAGTCTCTTGGCTAATGGTGCAGAAGTAGACACCTTGTTTAAAGGTGAAAATGGCTATGCTTACGAAACACTCTCTCCGGAAGGGGACCGTTTTTTACTGCATTCAGAAGATGACATTAGTGTATTAGAAGTGATTGACACAAAAGAATTCCAAGCCCAAGATGATTTTAAAGGCTTACCGGACTTCACTTTTGAGATGGTGGTTTTAAATGTTTTGGATCCCCATAGTTCATGTGAATTCTATCAAACACTGTTTGGTGATCAAAGCCCAGTTGGTTTGGAATTCATGCAAGAAGAAGGACCAGACTTAGCAATTGAGCCTAACCTTGCTTGGGATTTGGAAATTTTAGAGTTTACAGTTAGTCATGAAACAGACTTAGCAGCTGCTAAAGTGGACTTTGAAGCTAAAGGTTTTGACGTTTACCTTGATAAAAAAGAAAAAATCCTTGTAGTTTCAGATCCAAGCCGTATTGAAGTATGGTTTATGAAATGA
- a CDS encoding CHAP domain-containing protein: MKKDKYIALLMLSALLLPSFNAVSVVANETSTATNQEAVTSITDLEKDSAKESAVSEAKEVTPVVEQEVPLPQEPAKDGTSTDATKPGEVTEPSKPVEPSIPKPDQGQKDPEKPGDTTSPVQPPVVSVPTTPVVPATPAVSEAPTTAPIQAPVLPITAPISKFTAMESRPSASAFAAYVDHWTDSDAYTHNLLSRRYGIKAEQLDGFLQSTGIAYDSKRINGQKLLDWEKESGLDVRAIVAIALAESSLGTQGVAKTPGANMFGYAAFDHSPQSAQQFSDDIAIIKLTQETIVQNHNSSFAIQDKKAQLLSDGLLNTSVDGGVYFTDASGTGKRRAEVMEKLDQWIDRHGGTPEIPAELRVQASASLASVPVGYKLSKLNRVIDYISSTYAWGQCTWYVYNRGQELGYQFDAYMGNGGDWKMKPGYGVTHKAEVGYAVSFSPGQAGADPTYGHVAIVEEVKKDGSILISESNALGLGVVSYRTFTAAEAAQLTYVVGHK; encoded by the coding sequence TTGAAAAAAGATAAATATATTGCTTTGTTGATGTTATCTGCACTGTTGTTACCGAGTTTTAATGCGGTTAGCGTTGTGGCTAATGAGACATCTACGGCAACAAATCAAGAAGCTGTAACAAGTATCACTGATTTAGAAAAAGATTCTGCCAAGGAGAGTGCGGTTTCTGAAGCTAAAGAAGTTACACCTGTTGTTGAGCAAGAAGTACCCTTACCACAAGAGCCTGCTAAGGATGGAACATCTACGGATGCTACTAAACCTGGTGAAGTAACAGAACCAAGTAAACCAGTAGAGCCATCTATTCCAAAACCAGATCAAGGCCAAAAGGATCCGGAAAAACCTGGCGATACAACAAGTCCTGTACAACCTCCAGTTGTATCAGTTCCGACGACACCAGTTGTGCCAGCAACACCTGCTGTTAGTGAGGCGCCGACTACTGCACCAATACAAGCACCAGTTTTGCCAATTACAGCGCCTATTTCAAAATTTACTGCGATGGAAAGTCGTCCATCAGCATCTGCTTTTGCAGCTTATGTTGATCATTGGACGGATTCAGATGCCTACACACATAACCTTTTATCACGTCGTTATGGCATTAAAGCTGAACAACTAGATGGTTTTTTACAATCAACTGGTATTGCTTACGATAGTAAACGTATTAATGGTCAGAAGTTGCTTGATTGGGAAAAAGAAAGTGGACTTGATGTTCGTGCTATTGTTGCGATTGCTTTAGCTGAGAGCTCACTCGGAACTCAAGGTGTTGCTAAGACTCCTGGGGCCAATATGTTTGGTTATGCAGCTTTTGATCATTCTCCACAATCAGCGCAGCAATTTTCAGATGATATTGCCATTATCAAATTGACGCAAGAAACTATTGTTCAAAATCACAATAGTAGCTTTGCTATTCAAGATAAAAAAGCACAACTTTTATCTGATGGTTTGTTGAACACATCAGTTGATGGTGGTGTTTACTTTACAGATGCAAGTGGAACTGGTAAACGTCGTGCTGAAGTGATGGAAAAATTGGATCAATGGATTGACCGTCACGGTGGGACGCCCGAAATCCCTGCTGAATTGCGCGTTCAAGCATCAGCAAGTTTAGCTAGTGTTCCTGTTGGTTACAAACTATCAAAACTCAATAGAGTGATTGATTATATTTCGTCAACTTATGCTTGGGGACAATGTACTTGGTATGTCTATAATCGTGGTCAAGAATTAGGTTATCAATTTGATGCCTATATGGGTAATGGTGGCGATTGGAAAATGAAACCAGGTTATGGTGTTACACATAAGGCTGAAGTAGGTTATGCAGTGTCATTTAGCCCAGGTCAAGCTGGCGCTGATCCGACATATGGTCATGTTGCCATTGTTGAGGAAGTTAAAAAAGACGGTTCTATTTTGATTTCAGAGTCGAACGCTCTAGGTTTAGGAGTTGTTTCTTACCGTACTTTCACAGCAGCAGAAGCAGCACAATTAACTTACGTTGTTGGACATAAATAA
- a CDS encoding sulfite exporter TauE/SafE family protein, which translates to MNNNLILRLIQTLLVIAMVFILYTLVSYIRKRHINPFKRFWTGFAIGLITDALDTLGIGSFATTTTLFKVTKLVDDDSKLPGTMTAAHVIPVLIQSLCFIFVVRVEVLTLVSMAAAAFIGAYFGTRITKNWHTPTVQAILGCLLIIASLIMIFRMLTNPGADIVHSSHGLHGIWLVIGILFNLAIGVLMTMGLGNYAPELIFFSLMGLSPAVAMPVMMLDAAMIMTASSRQFIHGDRVSWTGFAGIVSGGILGVLIAVFFLTNLDINSLKKLVVIIVILTGIMLIRSAISASPIQKKIRHKKEA; encoded by the coding sequence ATGAATAATAATCTGATTTTAAGACTCATTCAAACCTTGCTTGTCATAGCAATGGTTTTTATTCTCTATACACTTGTTTCTTATATTCGAAAACGTCACATCAATCCTTTTAAACGCTTTTGGACTGGATTTGCCATTGGACTAATTACAGACGCATTAGACACTTTAGGAATTGGATCTTTTGCAACAACAACCACACTTTTCAAAGTTACAAAATTAGTTGACGATGATAGTAAATTACCCGGTACCATGACCGCAGCTCATGTTATTCCTGTTTTAATTCAGTCATTGTGCTTTATTTTTGTGGTCCGTGTTGAAGTCCTTACCCTAGTATCTATGGCCGCAGCAGCATTTATTGGTGCTTATTTTGGCACAAGAATTACTAAGAACTGGCACACACCCACAGTTCAAGCTATTTTAGGGTGCCTTTTGATTATCGCTTCACTCATTATGATTTTCCGTATGCTAACAAATCCAGGGGCTGATATTGTCCACTCTAGTCATGGCCTCCATGGTATCTGGCTTGTCATTGGAATTCTTTTCAACCTAGCTATTGGTGTTTTAATGACAATGGGACTGGGCAACTACGCACCCGAATTGATTTTCTTTTCTTTGATGGGGTTAAGCCCAGCAGTTGCTATGCCAGTAATGATGTTAGATGCTGCCATGATTATGACAGCATCTAGCCGCCAATTCATACACGGCGATCGTGTCAGTTGGACAGGTTTTGCCGGCATTGTCAGTGGAGGAATCTTAGGTGTCCTTATTGCCGTGTTTTTCCTAACAAATTTAGACATTAACAGTTTGAAAAAATTAGTCGTAATCATTGTCATTTTAACTGGTATCATGCTAATTCGCTCTGCCATCAGCGCAAGCCCTATTCAGAAAAAAATAAGACACAAAAAAGAGGCCTAA
- a CDS encoding helix-turn-helix domain-containing protein — translation MTQSHLKELRRAQKLTQEELASRTGISVRTIARYEKDASMLRRAKYDTLKEIAEQLSVTVNDIFT, via the coding sequence TTGACACAGTCACATTTAAAAGAATTACGACGGGCTCAAAAATTGACGCAAGAAGAGTTGGCTAGTCGGACAGGCATCTCTGTTAGAACCATTGCACGATACGAAAAAGATGCTAGCATGTTAAGGAGAGCTAAGTATGATACGCTTAAAGAGATTGCTGAGCAACTTTCGGTGACCGTTAATGATATTTTTACATAG